The Methanophagales archaeon DNA segment TAATATGTAACCCGGTATAGGACATAGGAGCAGGAGCAATAATGTCTTTATTCAGGAGGAGATACCATCCCAAGATACTGCATACTAAAAGGATCAGTTACAGTGACCTCTTTTTTATACTGCGGCTTTCCAGAGGTGACCTCACTTTGCGACCCATTTTTATCGTGGCAAGTGTCGAACTCGGAAACAGCACTACCAAGTCTATTATAAGTGCTACTGACCTGAAGAGTGGTAATACATATATATTGGATAAGGCGGTCAGGATGACCAGGGAAGCTCTATCGCATGATGGCGCATTCTGTCATACGATAACCATGGTTGAACTTTCAGTTGATTCGATAGCAGAGCTGGTGAAGAAGACGTTACAGGACTGTGCAGCTGCTGCAGGAATAACAGTTCCGGATTTACATTTCGTGGTTCGCTCCTCTGGTGTAACTGCGGGTTTCTCCACGGTCGAGGAGATACAGGGAGTGATACAGGCACTGGCTAAGGGCTGCATGCTCGCCGGTGTGCCACCACGGAAGATGATCTCACCAATGACCATTGATGATATCCCGGCTGAACTGAGGAAGTTTTCCAGAATGGACAGGACGTATTTCGACGGTGCTGTAACCGGAAACGAGGCACCTGCCGGGGAATCGCTGGTAGCAAATGAGATGGAGGGCGAACTTGTAACTGCGGGTTTAAAAGAGGCTGCTAAGTGGCTTGATGTTGATTACCGCAATCCTGTTCTATCACTGGATTTCGGTACCACCCTCGCAGGTCGTATAACCAATGACCAGTTGCCATACTCGCAGGTGATAGGCAGTTTCTGTGGACTCGCAGGTGCTATACCTGATGCACTGGTCTCCAAAATAGTGGGTGAGAAGTACCCATCAGTACTCGATTTCCAGAAGTACGAACGAGGCAAAGTGAAGAAGGAAGTGGTAAAAGGGTACGCGGAGGAGGTATTGAGCCATCTGAAGATAGAGAAGATAGAATCAGGGACAAGATTTGGGGGCTCTCCGGTGAATGTCGCAGCAGCGAGGAGAAACGGTGTCACATTGATAGGCGTTGATGCCGGTGATAATATGTCTGATCTGCCCAGGATAGGGCAAGTAGGCGAGGAGATAGCAAAGGATGCTGGCATACACTATGTCCATCACGTTATTGATGAGGTCTCGGCAAGTATCACTGAGCGGCTGGTGGGTATAGCAAAAGAGGAGGGGTTATTACTGCCAAACACGAAGATAGGTATCACCGGACGCGCAGGTATTACCGGGCAAAAACCAGAATTGGTGCTGCACAAGTTAAGTAACCTGTTTGGCAGGAATATGGAGAACGAGGTGATATTTGCTGATGATGCACTGGCACGTGGCGCGGCGGTGCTTGGCAGATGTATGCACCAATTTGGAACACCTTCGAATCCAATAGGTGGTATCCAGGGTGGTGGCTGCATACTTGGTGAACGAGTAAAAAAGCAAAAAAGAAATATATAGGGTGATATTTTTATGGTGATAGGAGATGGAAGTGAAAGTAGAGGGTGAGGATGAATTTGGAAATGCAAGCTACAGTAAGATTTGTCAGAATGTTTTCAGGGATATAGGGTTACACAGTAATGTGGATAGTGTATATATGTATTGCAATCCAGCGGAACATGTCTTCATCATCTCTATCAAGGTGGGCAGGGTACCAAGTCCTATCACTGTGAATGACATGACGATTAGAGGTGATGAGAGATTAAAGGTGACGAACGAGCGATACGTGCCTAAATTACTTGCCTTGCTCTGGGATAAGTTCGGTGAACGTGTGAAACAGTTGAGCAGACTGGAGATAAGTCTAAAATTGAGTACAGAAGAGATGCAGGAGTTGATGAAGATGGTGGTCTATGATCCGCGTGAAGATCTGAATACGAGGATACTGGATGCGGTGGAGCGAATATTACCCGAAGGCGCTCGTGTTCGATATCCTGTTCCATCCCAATCCAAGGGCAGGATAACCATCATCGCATCAGAGAATCCGATAACTGATGAATGGAAGAGGAGGGCAGAAGAGATGGTGAGTAAGCTAAACGGTGGAGGGGCATGAGATGTATAAGATAATGATGTTTTCCGGCGGTGTGTATAAGTTCAACGAGTTGAAGGAGTTGACACAGGATATAGGTGGGTTCATACTTC contains these protein-coding regions:
- a CDS encoding methanogenesis marker 14 protein, whose protein sequence is MRPIFIVASVELGNSTTKSIISATDLKSGNTYILDKAVRMTREALSHDGAFCHTITMVELSVDSIAELVKKTLQDCAAAAGITVPDLHFVVRSSGVTAGFSTVEEIQGVIQALAKGCMLAGVPPRKMISPMTIDDIPAELRKFSRMDRTYFDGAVTGNEAPAGESLVANEMEGELVTAGLKEAAKWLDVDYRNPVLSLDFGTTLAGRITNDQLPYSQVIGSFCGLAGAIPDALVSKIVGEKYPSVLDFQKYERGKVKKEVVKGYAEEVLSHLKIEKIESGTRFGGSPVNVAAARRNGVTLIGVDAGDNMSDLPRIGQVGEEIAKDAGIHYVHHVIDEVSASITERLVGIAKEEGLLLPNTKIGITGRAGITGQKPELVLHKLSNLFGRNMENEVIFADDALARGAAVLGRCMHQFGTPSNPIGGIQGGGCILGERVKKQKRNI
- a CDS encoding methanogenesis marker 17 protein, producing the protein MEVKVEGEDEFGNASYSKICQNVFRDIGLHSNVDSVYMYCNPAEHVFIISIKVGRVPSPITVNDMTIRGDERLKVTNERYVPKLLALLWDKFGERVKQLSRLEISLKLSTEEMQELMKMVVYDPREDLNTRILDAVERILPEGARVRYPVPSQSKGRITIIASENPITDEWKRRAEEMVSKLNGGGA